GGTTTTTTATTTCACATTACCTATCAAAAGGGAGGAGAGCGAAGATGGAAGAAGTCACACACTTGCGGCCGGTTGAAATCCTGTTGGTTGAAGATAACCTGGGAGACGTACGCCTGACACAGGAGGCATTAAGGGACGGAAAGATAATGAACAATTTAAGCATTGTAAGGGATGGCATGGAAGCACTATCATTTCTTCACAAAGAGGGTCAGTACAAAAATGCCCCGCGGCCTGATATGATACTATTAGATTTGAATCTACCCAAAAAAGACGGCCGTGAAGTTTTGGAACAAATTAAAACAGATAAAGAATTAAAAACCATTCCGGTGGTTGTTCTGACAATATCAAAGGCAGAAGAGGACATTTTAAAGAGTTACAAACTGCACGCCAATTGTTTCATTACAAAGCCGGTTGATCTGGAACAGTTTATGAAGGTGGCACATTCAATAGAAGAATTCTGGTTCAGCATTGTGAAACTGCCGTCAAAGGGGGAATGAAAATAGTG
This region of Nitrospirota bacterium genomic DNA includes:
- a CDS encoding response regulator, with the protein product MEEVTHLRPVEILLVEDNLGDVRLTQEALRDGKIMNNLSIVRDGMEALSFLHKEGQYKNAPRPDMILLDLNLPKKDGREVLEQIKTDKELKTIPVVVLTISKAEEDILKSYKLHANCFITKPVDLEQFMKVAHSIEEFWFSIVKLPSKGE